In the genome of Eschrichtius robustus isolate mEscRob2 chromosome 2, mEscRob2.pri, whole genome shotgun sequence, the window CAGATATAAAAACCCTACCCCAAAGAGTGGACTATCATGCAGTCCATAAATGGTATTTAATTATTCTTCCAAAATTCAACAGCACGAGGAAAGACCTATGATGCAAATTAGCTGTAAAATTAATCTGCGAAAAAAGGGCAAGATACAGGCCAAAAACATTACGTGCACATATGCCAAGGTATAAGCTATAAGTAGTAATGCAGTGATACTACCCCACGTGtgggacacacacaaaaaagtttgGAAGGTAAGATATGAGACGTTTAATTCTGGGAGACAGTACAATAGACATTTAGAAAGATATatttttgtctgtattttctTCTCCAAGTTTCCTAAacaatatatatacatgaatCATATTATTTCGAAATcatattattttgaatatatttttaattatattaattaaatcaAACATCAATAAATAAGGAATTATGTCAGCCTACCTCATCAGGCTATAGTGTTTGTGTGATTCACTGGTGAATCCCAATGCATGGATGAGCCccgagcacatagtaggtgctaaatGCATATGTGCTGACTAAGTGGATCATCAAAAACTATCCaaaataaatgcaattttaaCTTGTTTCTTAATTTGTTCAAtcgtttaatattttattttaaattaaaagatacaaacttcatTTAActagaaatattaataaatttggtCTTAATTAGACAGACTTCCAtacacttgaatttttttttttttttttttaatcctgctgTATTATGGATGGGTtaagaactttttcttttccaattcatCTCCTAATTCTCAGATTGCATTTTTGTGTTAGATCGACAGATTAACACTCAGAATGAGCTTGGGTACAGATTGctttcattgaatgaatgaatgaatttgcagtcatgatttttaaaaatttagtctcACCTGTAATTAAAGCTTTTTGGAGAAATGCCGTTCAACAAAAAACAGCTGTCATACATTCAGTCCTCGGGTAGCCACTCACACTAATTACATGCTTGCtagattttaaaaagacactttttaatttgatttaatttttagttaaatATCATTGGGACTGAtcttaagttaaattttaaaatcatacttCCAAAAGAATGTAAGAATTGCATCTATCCCGAGTGTTACCGACATCTAAGCCTCAGTGGGAAAAGTTGAATCTCAGAAGGTTGGTTCCATTGTTTACTAATTTGATTGGCAAGTTACAGAAAAATGTCTGGGGAACAGGATTCTCGGAAGAGCCAAGTCCTCAAGAACACAGAGTTATTGAACGGAGAAGTCTGCTTTACGCAGCGTCCAACTCCAGCAAAAGATGGCAAGTTCCTGCTCTCAAGAAAAAAGCACAGTCCGCATTTGGGTTACAAGAGAGCAAGGCAGATCCTGGATCCATGATTTAGGGCTCTTCATGCTAGGGAGACTGACAGGTAGGGGAGGTTCATGTGGAGAGGCTCGAAGTGTCTCAGAAGGAAATCCAAATGGTGTGTGTTTTCGTGTTGATGACAcaaattttgttattttggttGTTGTGGGTGAGGATATTGAATTCTAAAAATTATTCCTCATTACCAAGGCAATTTTAGCCTTTGCTGATGCTCTATTTACTTGTAGACAAATTAAATTATCTTGCCTAAATTGTTTAGCATCTAAAACTGTAATTGCTAAAAagtaaccaaaaaagaaatcttgagatGCCAAAGTCCATTTAGTTGACTCTAGGAAAGACTGCATATAAGGACAATAACATTcttgattatatttattttcacataatttcatatgtatataatttGCATAATAAAGCTACAGCATTAGATCTGAGGTTACACTGGTTATTCTAGTACTGAAGTAAACTCAGCACAGCATTTTaggaatcagaatttttttttagctcAATGTAATTAAGGTAATTCTACCACTTGGAAATAATTAGTAAATAATCAGTATTTCATTAGGTGAGTTTCTTATTTCTGAAAGTATTTAAGCAAAGAATGGTGATTAGTAGAGTTTGGTTTCCCTGTGCACTTGAATGTGCATTATGGGAGAGATTTTAGATGACGAGGAAATTGGGCCAAATGCCTTGTAAACTTAGTCTCATGATACAATGCTGTTTTGCTTTCCCTGTGGGCTCCTAAACTAGGTCCTTATTGTTctccatgtttaatttttttttaaatctattcattgtttattttaaattgagtCCCATGGTAATATACATAccaaaaaatgagagaaaggcAGGCAAAAAAGGatcattttccaaaatggctTTGTGACTTTACTAAGAGAATTTGTGAGCATTGCTGTGTCTCAGGAAATCTTCCATCATATCTCTCTTTCTgaacaaatcaatcaatcaacaaaaCAATCAATCAGAATCCCTCCCACAATGCAATTCAAGTGCGCAAGGAAACTGAACTTTTCTTTGCTTAAATACTTTCCGTAATGAGGAACTCACCACCTACTGAAATAATTAAATACTGATTATTTCCAAATGTTAGAATTACCTTAATTACTTTGAGCTTAAAGGATCAATCAatctttattattactattttttttaaaaataaatttatttatttatttgtttttatttttggctgtgttgggtctttgttctgtgcgcgggctttctctagttgcagcgattggtgcgcaggcttctcactgtcatggcttctcttgttgcagagcacgggctttagagcgcagactcagtagttgtggcacacgggcttagttggtccacggcatgtgggaatcttcccgggccagggatcgaacccgtgtcccctgcattggcaggcagattcccacccactgcaccaccagggaagcccaatctttattattaaataatagtaTTCTAGTATCCTTTAGTTGTTCATTCAATGGCTTCAAGTCAGAACTGTTGGAATATTCTGTCTTTGAACCAAGACACACACAACACATTTATCTTGAATTGATGTCATAGGCTCCCAGAATGATGGTAGAGTAGTCAGGGAAGGCATCATGGAGAAGGTGGTATCTgagcagaatggaagaacatGATATATGAACCATTTAGAAATGTGCAGGGACAATATCCCAGGAAACTGGGTTGTGTTGAATAGAAAAGGAGGCAAGACCTGTGTAGTTTGAACAATACTAAGGAAGACAGAGTGTCTGGAGCAGAATGAGCAAGGAGGAATGTAGAGAAAGAGATTGGAGAGGCAGTGCATGGAGACAATAAGTAGGGCCTGGTAAACTGTGAAGGCTTTGACAATGTTTCCCTTTCTAAAGCTTTAAGAAATTACATACCATACagttcagtatatatatatatatatatatatatatatgacaaatccTTTAGTATGTTCCTGGTAACACATGCATAGATTTTGttaaaataccatttttactCTATCTGAATTTTTCATTGTCAAATGAAGATAAGATTCCTAGTGATTTTACCCGAGTacaagaggagaaaacagaacatagcaaaaatagagaactaaaataaaaacaatgaattaGCAGAACAGTGGATTTGTGACATACGAAGAAGCTGATTGTTTGGCcacattgttttatttacttatcaGGAAGATTTCACAGTACATTTATATTCCCTGTGTAAGCTGGGTGTTGCAGTGGGCTTTAAGCAGAGGAATGGCATGCTCTGTTCTAAAAGTTTCACTCTGGCTGCTTTACTGAGTATTTACTGAAGAAGGGCAGATGGATGTGGAGGGGCTGCAAGGAGACTATTGAACAATCCAGGTGAGAGGagttgggacttttttttttttccagggagGATGCAATGTTGTTGTTAAATGGTGATGAGCTTCTGGATATAGTTTCAGGTGGAGCCAGGCAATTTGAGTAAGAAATCAGATACTGGGTGTGAGAGAAACAAGAATCAAATTCCAGGTTTCTGGCCTGAGCAAGTGGGAGGATGGAGGGACCCAATGAGATGGGAGGAGACTTGCTAAGGGGAGGCTGGTGGGTGAGGCGGGAATGCAGGATAGTTTGTGTTGTTTCAGATGCTGATTAAATGTGTCAGTATGCATTTCAAATAGGGCGGTTGTTTACATGAGTCATATTCAAGCTTGATTCACACTTTAGGGTGTTGAAAGCCAAGTGATGACATTTAAAGTCAAAAGACTGCATGAAACCATGAGGGAAGTGAGGTAGATTGAGAGGTATTCAGCCCTGAGGTCATACATATGCAGGTTGGAGGATGTAGAGCTGCtagaagaagaaatggataaaatgtGAAAAGACAAGCCTGCAGTTGAACTCAAAGAGCTGTAGTCGTGCACGTTGATTGACAAGAGTAGATCCAGGAAGAGGGAGGAATCAACTGTGCAATGCTGACGACAAATCAGGACGATTAGGGACGAGGATGGATGATTGAAAGGCAATGGTCCAGCAGAGTGATTTTGGTGTAGTGGAGAGGGAAAACATAATTCAGTGGATTCAAGTGGGAATACAGGCAGCTAGGAGAGACAACACTTTCAAGAAGGGAAGGagtaaaaatgagcagaaaaatGCAGGAGAACAGAATAACaagacctttttttccctctgttctgTCATTTTAAAAGGGAGAGAACCAGCCTGTTGACATGCTGGGGGCCATTATTTATTCAGGGGCATAGGAGGGTGTAGTACCTGCAATACCTTCAACTATGTGAGAAGGTGTAACACCAGAAGCACGTGTGGAGGGATTTCGCTTAACCTGGACAAACAGATGCACAGGAACTAATGGTAGGTAGTTGGGGATATTAGTAGCCTGAGGGTCTGGATATTCCCATTGGaggatttctgttttgtttttctggatttgttgttgttgtttaatagtAAAATAGGTATTTTGCTGAGGGTATAGATACACAGCAAGGAAGTGTTGGAAGTTTGAAATGAGAAGAACATTATGAAACAATCATTGAGaagaatggaaagtgattagaTGAAGGAAATGTAGAATGGTTGCTCCAAGCAATAAGGACACATTGGAATTTACTGGTTGTGAATTTTAAAATGGTACATTGTTGTCTGTCACCTCCTTTACTGTATGGAAGTTCATGTACGGCAGATGGATGTTGACTAACCAGAACTGGGTTTGACAATGAATTAAACGAAAGCAAAGGAAAGATTTATTGTTGAATGTATACAGGAAGGAGTGATTACAATGGCTGAGCATAGTATCTAACTGGGCAAGAAAGTACAACGACGGAGGTACAGGTTATCTCAGCACAGGgcttcacacacatgcacatgcaaacACATGCACGCGAAGAGCAGGTTATCCTTAAATATTGTTTGAGGGGAGAATGAATAAACTTTCCCAAGATATCTTAGGATTTATGCTGCGTCTGACTTCTTTTTCAAGGAAGCCAATTATGAGAAAACGAAGGTATTTTCTTCCTTATgtgcttgacttttttttaaactttgttgttattgttggttTCTAAGTTTGCTTTCAGTCAGAGTCCTTTTTGGCCTCTGTCTTTGGACCTGAGACCACTTGTGGAGTTCAGAGAATCCAACAAATGGAATTTGCTGAAGTTCTTTCCAAAACCTAATATCCATATTCAGCTTCTGatatcaaaatgtattttttagaaACAAGTTGAAATTATACATTTGCTCCTCTAAAATGCAGTACATAAAGATctgaactaatttaaaaaaattagtctcTGAAGTTCCAAACATCATTAGTTATATTTTTATGCCTTATGTACAGTGATTTTCCAGAATGTTTTTCTCCTCTACAAGCAATGGAGTCCCAAAATGTGTCAATTGTTACTGAGTTCCAGCTGCTAGGATTCCAGAATGTTCTTGAGTGGTGGACGTTGCTCTTTGCCATTTTCTTGTCCATCTACTTCCTCACAGTCACAGGGAATATTGTCATTATAACAGTGGTGAGCCAGGACCCGTGACTGCACTCACATAGGTACACATTCCTCAAACACCTCTCCTTTCTGGAGATCTGGTATACATCCACAATTGTGCCCCTTCTCCTAGCCAACCTGCTCTCCCAGGGCCAAGCCATCTCCTTCcctgactgtatagcacagctCTACTTCTTTGTGTTCTTCGGGGCTACCAAGTGCTTTCTTCCGGCCATGATGGCCTATGACTGGTATCTGGCCATCTGTAGCCCACTGCGCTACTCTTCCCTGATGAGTCCTGAGATCTGCACCAAGTTGGTGGCAATCTCCTGGTTGACAGGGATCAGCACAGGATTCCTGCCCTCCTTGATGATTTCCAAGTTGGATTTTTGTGGGCCCAACCAGATCAATCATTTCTTCTGTGACCTCCTTCCCCTCATGTTCCAATGTTTATATCACTGAGATGGTCATCTTTACCCCGTCAACTGCTGTGCTGtgcatttgcttttttcttaCACTTGTGTCCTATGTTTTTATTGTGTCCTCCATATTGAGAATTCCTTCAGCCTCTGGCCGAGTGAAGACCTTTGCCCCATGTGGCTCCCATTTGGCAGTTGTCACTATCTACTGTGGAACCATGGTCTCCATGTATGTTTGCCCCAATCCCCACCTGTCACCAGAAATCAACAAGATTACTTCTGTCTTCTATCCTGTGGTCACCCCACTGCTGAACCCTGTTATCTACAGCTTGAGAAACAAAGACTTCAAAGACGCTGTTAGAAAAGTTGTGAGAAGGACTTGTGGCATCTATGGAGTAAGAGTGAAGGCAGGTTTCTTTATTGGATAAAGAAAATCAACACACAGAATACAGAGTGGATTAAGTTCAGGGATAAGTGAGGGGCAGGTTCAGAGCCTTCAAACCTGAATGCCATCACTGACATTACTTTAAATTCCACAAGCCATAATAAAACAGCTTCTTTATGGACCCTTGCCAACAACTGCTCAGAAGATAAATTGCCTCTATCAAAACATTTTGGAGACAACTTTGTCCTGGACACTTTCATCTTCTGATGGGAATCTGACTTTATAATTCCAGGGCATGATGTTTACATACACAATATTTTCAGATTCGATGAAAGGATTACTCTTGAGTTCATAAAGCCTATGTACAGAAAATTATACATCTTTTAAGTACTGTTAGGAGACTTGTCTTGTAGACTCAATTCCTAGTGCTCTCAGTGCTTGTtaaatatctgtggaatgaatgaatgaaaaaaagaaaagataagtgaaatatgtgttgaccagaattatcTTTTAGTgacaggaaaaaacaaagaaggatTTTTGAAGTGCCAAAGATTTAGTATAGTCACTTggagggtttgttttttgttttgttttgttttgttttttttttgtcaattctaagaaagaaaagaaagaaggaagggggagagggagagaagatagGTGGAGGGGAAGTAACTGGTgtaaggagaaagagagggaaaaagacaaaagaaagaagggaaggaagaaaggaaggaaggaagggagggaggaagagagaagggaagggaagaagagggaagagaagggaaagaaagtaaagggaaagaaaagtccAAAGTATTATATGTTCTTGTGAGCTCTAGGAGTCAAAGTCTCATATTAAAAGGCTTAAAacacttttatattttaagtcaATCAATATTTAGAAGACCTATACTAATCCTGCCCACTATTCTATTCActaattccacaaatattttcagTCCCTTGATATATGCCAATCTCCTTGCTGCAGTCTGGGTTACTCAGGAAATGGCCAGGGAAGACTTTGCCTTAAGGGAGCCTATAGTcttgagggagagagaaatatgTAATGAGTCATCAAAGGAATAATTGATTTCTTTATATTTGTGATGATTGCTATGAAATAAAGTGTAAGCTTATACATTAATATAGAACAATAAGGTCTAAATCATCATTTAGCATTCATTTAGCATCATTTAGCATTTAACATCAATAGCAAAGCATTCTATGTTTATGTAGCATTTTAACCTACAGTTCCAGGATGAGAAGGATAAGAATGGAAATAGTGGTCCATGCAGAGAACATGGCATAAATGGCAGAAGCAACCAGGGGAACCTGGGGATGGAGGAAATAGATGAGTCTGGAGAGAAAGGCAGGAGCTAGTCCATGTAGGTCATTCAAAGCCCTGTAGGGTTTTTggattttaaactaaaaaaaaaaatcattgattaTCAAAGCGTATCCATTTGGAAAGACATGATATATTTTGCATTTGCAAATCCCACTACTGTTTGgagaaaagactgaaagaaaacaagagaTTCTGGAGCCATTGCAGTAGCCCACACAGAAGAAGAGGttggtttgatttacatttgaTAATGTAATCTATCATAGAAATGCCTCACAATGATGAGTTCAGGAGTGGAAAATCTGGGATCATTTATTCCTGTGAAGTGGCACCAGTCTGTAGTCTCTTCACAAACTTGTGATATGCTCCACATCTACCCCTGAGCTTCAGGGGTAAGTGCAATTTGACTCTTCAGCTCATATAATTTCATCTCACCACCTGTCCTTGGTTCTTCTTACCTTCCTTCTCGCAGTGCTCAAGTTCACACTTCCTCCTGGGACTTGACTTGTGAGGACTGTTGTTAGTCCTCATCAGATCCATCTGGTTCAAATATTGGGTAGAAGGAAAGCAATGTACCAAAATCTGAGATAGGACAGGAAATGGGTGATATAGGCAGCAAAGTATCATTGATCTGGACCTTTGGACAGCGTATCCAAAAACAATCAAATATCTTATCTTGCAAATCTTTGTCTCTGATTATATTGATTGTGCCTTACATTTAATAAGACGTAAGTTATCTTACCAAAAGATCCTTTCTCATTTTAAACATGATGGGTGCCTGGCTCTgcatatggggaaaaaaagattactGATCCACATGTGAGGATGCCGAATGGACATTTGGATGTATGGATCTGGAGCTCAGAGGAGTAACCTGACTGAGAGGTAAAAATTAGgaattcttttaaacatatagatCACATTCAAAAATATGGAAATGGATAAGATTTCCAAGAGAAAGAgtgtaaaccaaaaaaaaaaaaataagtgaaagagCATGGAGGATTTTCAAAATATAACTCCACAACTTTTAAGTAGAGGAGAGGAACCTGAAAAGGGACTAAGAAGGAATAACCACAGAGGTGGAAGGGCAATTGTGAAGTGGTTGTATAGACTCTTCTAAGGGAAGAGAATGTTCTGGAAGGAAGAGGAATTGAGCATGGAAGGTGAGGATTAATATGTTTTTCTCAAAGTTCTCAACACAGAGGGTGCTGTTGTTCCTGGGAAAGGCAGCATCTTTGGACTGGGGAGACTACACATCAGACTGATAACAGTGGGGGAGGGACTGGCTTGTAAGGAAATGGAAGCATTTGTGTATACGCAAACAATTACCCTGAGAAATGCAATTGTGAAAGAATGAGATAAATATACCTATATTGGAGGGGTTGTTGTATTTTTGTAAGATGTAGGATTTTAGCATCTGATTAAGTTTGAATACTTGTAGCAAGGGTCCACTAGTGAGCaaaaatttgaggaaaaaatATAGAGAGTAATTACTGTCAGCTTGAGGTTGAAAAGTAAGGGATCTGGGGGCAAATGTGAAGATATCAGCATTCAATagggaaaacattttatttagtgTGAGAGGCAGAAGGGAGAGAATAATTTTAATCTGACGAGGGTTCAAAGAAATAGAGTTAGGAGTTGGACAAATTCCCATCTGAGGACTTATATGGCTCGTGTTTCTGAGACAAGGTCAGCAGCTCTTATTTATCACAAAGAATGTAGGTTAAGGTTTGAAGAAAGTGGTAAGGAATTCcagactcattttttaaaatgggattgATAGCTGGCTGAAGACAGGTGGATTTGAGAGCAAAGTTGAGTTCCTGGTTGAAGTAGGATATCACCAGTTTAATGTGATACTGAGCTACCTGTCTGTGTATTCTGCTTTAAGACCACTCAGTTGTTTTAGCTCAGTCCCATATGGTGAAAGACAAGGTTCACCTTGAATTCAGGCTCAGCTCTATGGATACAGCTGGAGATAAAGGCAAGGAAACAATGGACTTTAGAGTCTCAGATTGTCAACAAGGGAAATAAATACATGGGAGGGAAGTGAAGCAAACACTGACCAGAAgtccagagttttaaaaaaaatgcaattgtAATAGGTATTTGTGCTATGTGGATTGATACAAAGTGATACATAGATGTTTAGTGGTTCAAAATAGCAGTATAATATAAGGTTTAGTTTTGGATCACAGAAAAGTCAAAAGTATAAGAAAAAGTGAGATAAATCCGGTCATGAGAAGAAAGATGAATTGGCCACGTGGCTGAGGTCAAGAATTCTGGGAGGAAAGAAGGTCATAATCCTGTATCACCTGTAAATGAGAGGGAGTGCTTAGTAGCTTAGTGAATTGTCTCAACGAGGGGAGAGTGAGTTGTGTATTCCCCTAGCATGAGCCTTAAAGGATGTTTTTTTTAAGGAGTGGGATAGCAATAGCCAGGGCAAAACATTAAGTAGCAAGGAGTGTATCATTCCACAGACTGACTCTGAATCaaggggagggagatgtgaagcaATTCCACTTGAGAGAGTTACTGCTCCGTTTCCATTCAAGCAAGGAAGTGGGGTAAGATTAATAAAAAAGTGATGACTAACAAAGGAACATAAGTTCCACATGGGGGAATGACTGTGATTGACCCAGAGCTATCAGAGTTTTTCAAGACCTCTCCTGGGGTGGAGTTATCCCTGTCCTCTAAAGCTGTTACTCCAGCCTTGAGTGGAATATGCCAGGTGGGATATCTCAGAGTCTCTGATGAAAGTAGATTTAACATGTTTTAAATTAAACACAATTTAATTATCAGTTCCTTTTAAAAGGGTCTCTAGACCACTGTGTTATAAAGATAAAAGAGCCAATATATTAcgttttgttgattatttttattcaGGGTTGTTTAAGAATTAagtatcattttttaaggaattatTTCATAAATTTGAAATGGTTTCGTCACAGTATGGACTAGGGAAATTGGATGGAAGTTTCAATAAATCCATCACTACTACTGTGAATAAATTCCTGCAATTGCATGGTTTACCATGGAACCAAACAATACATcatttttctggttgttttttaaaaaattgaatcatgTGATTGATCTATTAAgtgtacaaaataaaaaaaataaaaaatacattctatatgacataaatatctttttttattaaatataccACCTTACCAACAGTTtaataatgataaagaaaaagcagcagtacaaataaaggaaacaatccattttcataaaaattatggaaaacaTGTTATTAACATCCCTTTTACATTTACTCTTCATAACTACCAAGTAacatattttattacaaaaataagaaaactgaatggGATGTGAATCCAAAGTCTCTGTTGGACTTCTATTTCTTATCTTATTCATAACTTTGTGtgttcgtttttttttcttttccatttttattactttttaaattttttttattattttatttttatttatttatttattttaacatctttattggcgtataattgatttacaaaggtgtgttagtttcttctgtataacgaagtcaatcagctatacatatacatatatccccattatctccttcctcttgcatctccctcccaccctccttatctcatccctctaggtggacacaaagggctgagctgatctccctgtgctgtatggctgcttcccactagctatctattttatatttggtagtgtatatatgtcgatgccactctcttactttgtcccagcttgccctttcccctccccatatcctcaagtccattctctatgtctgcatctttattcctgtcctgtagctaagttcttcagaaccatttttttttcttttctttttttagattccatatgtatgtgttagcatacggtatttgttttcctctttctggcttacttcactctgtatgacagtctctaggtccatcgacctcattacaaataacccaatttcgtttctttttatggctgagtaatattccattgtatatatgtgccacatcttctttatccattcatctgttgatggacaattaggttgcttccatgtcctggctattgtaaatagagctgcaatgaacattgtggtacatcatgctttttgaattatggttttctcagggtatatgcccagtagtgggattgctgggttgtatggtagttctagttttagttttttaaggaacctccattctgttctccatagtggctgtatcaatttacattcccaccaacagtgcaagagggttcccttttctccacaccctctccagaaattattgtttgtagatttttttgatgatggccattctgactggtgtgaggtgatacttcattgtagttttgatttgcatttctctaacggttagtgatgttgagcatcctttcatgtgtttgttggcaatctgtacctcttctttggagaaatgtctattaaggtcttctgcccatttttggattgggttgtttgttttttagatattgagctgcatgagctgcttgtatattttggagattaatactttgtcagttgcttcatttgcaaatatatcctcccattctgagggttgtctttttgtcttatttatggtttcctttgatgtgcaaaaacttttaagtttcattaggtcccatttgtttatttttgtttttatttccgtttctctaagaggtgggtcaaaaaggatcttgctgtgatttatgtcatggagtgttctgcctatgttttcctctaagagttttatagtgactggccttaaatttaggtctttaatccattttgagtttatttttgtgtatggtgttaaggagtgttctaatttcattctttttcatgtagctgtccagatttcccagtaccacttattgaagagtctgtcttttctccattttatattcttgcctcctttatcaaagataaggtgactatatgtgtgtgggcttatctgtgggctttctatcctgttccattgatctatatttctgtttttgtgccagtaccatactatcttgattactgcagc includes:
- the OR11L1 gene encoding LOW QUALITY PROTEIN: olfactory receptor 11L1 (The sequence of the model RefSeq protein was modified relative to this genomic sequence to represent the inferred CDS: inserted 2 bases in 1 codon; substituted 1 base at 1 genomic stop codon); translation: MESQNVSIVTEFQLLGFQNVLEWWTLLFAIFLSIYFLTVTGNIVIITVVSQDPXLHSHRYTFLKHLSFLEIWYTSTIVPLLLANLLSQGQAISFPDCIAQLYFFVFFGATKCFLPAMMAYDWYLAICSPLRYSSLMSPEICTKLVAISWLTGISTGFLPSLMISKLDFCGPNQINHFFCDLLPXSCSNVYITEMVIFTPSTAVLCICFFLTLVSYVFIVSSILRIPSASGRVKTFAPCGSHLAVVTIYCGTMVSMYVCPNPHLSPEINKITSVFYPVVTPLLNPVIYSLRNKDFKDAVRKVVRRTCGIYGVRVKAGFFIG